Proteins from a single region of Caldisericia bacterium:
- a CDS encoding roadblock/LC7 domain-containing protein: MDEVLKEILRLEHSKGALVVGRDGLVISSVGMVDLDIDTVGALASSTLGTTEVLGEEAKLGKLDQIILQYKDGIALVQIISDEWILFLMGDRSMNIGMARYVIRKVAPKIVESLTRSF, from the coding sequence ATGGACGAGGTTCTAAAGGAGATTCTCAGACTTGAACATTCAAAAGGTGCCTTGGTTGTCGGAAGAGATGGATTGGTTATTTCCTCTGTTGGAATGGTGGATCTTGACATCGATACCGTTGGAGCTCTTGCATCTTCTACTCTTGGCACTACTGAAGTTTTGGGGGAAGAGGCTAAACTTGGAAAGCTTGACCAGATCATTCTTCAGTACAAAGATGGCATAGCTCTTGTCCAGATAATAAGCGATGAATGGATTTTGTTCCTTATGGGTGATAGAAGCATGAATATAGGAATGGCAAGGTATGTTATTAGGAAAGTTGCCCCAAAGATCGTTGAATCTTTAACCAGGTCTTTTTAA
- a CDS encoding GTP-binding protein: protein MEQRRFKRRVKVVVLGNAEAGKSTLIKTLIPDSINIEYKGRTIALDFGVIEKNGIRFHIFGTPGQRRFEIVRDVISEGADLFIYVFDPSLGISRYDSEVISLLKEKRLKGFFFINLRESSGRDLNVEKELSTLLKPKNYHFVFGSAKDSDIKKDILDELLNLL from the coding sequence ATGGAACAGAGAAGATTTAAGAGAAGGGTTAAGGTTGTTGTGCTTGGCAATGCTGAAGCTGGGAAATCCACCCTTATAAAGACTCTTATTCCAGATTCTATAAATATAGAGTACAAAGGGAGAACTATTGCTCTTGATTTCGGTGTGATAGAGAAAAATGGAATAAGGTTCCACATATTTGGAACACCTGGTCAGAGGAGGTTTGAAATTGTAAGAGATGTTATTTCTGAGGGTGCAGATTTGTTTATATATGTCTTTGATCCTTCGCTTGGTATCTCCAGGTATGATTCAGAGGTTATATCTCTATTAAAAGAAAAGAGATTAAAAGGTTTCTTCTTTATAAATCTTAGAGAGTCAAGCGGGAGGGATTTGAATGTGGAAAAAGAACTTTCTACACTCTTAAAGCCAAAGAATTACCACTTTGTATTTGGTTCTGCAAAGGATTCAGATATTAAGAAAGATATTTTAGATGAACTTTTAAATTTACTCTGA